Proteins encoded together in one Prevotella scopos JCM 17725 window:
- a CDS encoding polyprenyl synthetase family protein has protein sequence MDTLSLIKQPIETELGDFIDLFNRALDHEDGLLRTVLNHIKQRAGKRMRPILILLMAKNFGKVSEATQHAAVGLELLHTASLVHDDVVDEAAARRGQASVNADYDNKVAVLVGDYVLSTALLHVSYTHSEIIVRYLAELGRTLSDGEILQLWNIQNKEITEEVYYKIIERKTAALFESCAAIGAESANASDEEVEAARLFGKHLGIVFQIRDDIFDYYDSEAEIGKPTGNDMAEGKLTLPIIYALNSTNNEEMLALAHKVKAHEVTREDIDKLVDFAKASGGIEYAERRMWDFHAEAQTFIDKYVHDEAIRSSLQIYLDYVIKRKK, from the coding sequence ATGGATACTCTTTCACTCATAAAACAGCCGATTGAGACAGAATTAGGCGATTTCATCGACCTTTTTAATCGTGCTCTCGACCACGAAGATGGCTTGTTGCGTACGGTTTTGAACCATATCAAGCAACGAGCAGGGAAGCGTATGCGTCCTATTCTCATCCTTCTGATGGCTAAGAACTTTGGTAAGGTTTCTGAAGCAACACAGCATGCGGCTGTGGGATTAGAGCTTTTACATACGGCTTCACTTGTGCATGACGATGTCGTTGATGAAGCGGCTGCTCGCAGAGGGCAGGCGAGTGTGAATGCTGACTATGATAATAAGGTGGCTGTATTAGTGGGTGATTACGTGCTTTCAACTGCCTTACTTCATGTTAGTTACACGCACTCAGAGATTATTGTACGTTACCTTGCAGAATTAGGTCGTACGCTGAGCGATGGAGAGATTCTTCAGTTGTGGAATATTCAGAATAAGGAAATCACCGAAGAGGTTTATTATAAAATTATTGAACGTAAGACAGCTGCGCTCTTTGAATCGTGTGCTGCTATTGGTGCTGAGTCGGCTAATGCAAGCGATGAGGAGGTTGAAGCAGCAAGACTCTTTGGTAAACATCTCGGAATTGTCTTCCAGATTCGTGATGATATCTTTGATTATTATGATTCTGAAGCTGAAATTGGTAAGCCTACGGGCAACGATATGGCTGAAGGGAAGCTCACTTTACCAATCATTTATGCGTTGAATTCGACAAATAATGAGGAGATGCTTGCTTTGGCTCATAAGGTGAAAGCCCACGAGGTGACCCGCGAAGATATCGATAAATTGGTTGATTTTGCAAAAGCAAGCGGTGGTATTGAGTATGCTGAACGTCGTATGTGGGACTTCCATGCAGAGGCACAGACCTTCATTGATAAGTATGTACATGATGAAGCAATCCGTTCTTCACTCCAAATTTACCTTGATTATGTAATTAAAAGGAAGAAGTAA
- the deoC gene encoding deoxyribose-phosphate aldolase, giving the protein MGTIKDTVSKNIQAQKAVGIVEKSEYDQALAQYNLNITDEEVKAAVTKIIAEKVSENDNLEVKKFLLGSVELTTLSTTDTEEKVLEMVEKVNRFDSEYPDLPHVAALCAYPCFTKLMADSLEVDGVDITNVTGNFPSSQTFLEVKTIETALAIKDGATHIDIVMPVGKFLSGDYEGVCDTINELKQVCGDIPMKVILETGDLGNASAIKTASLLSMYAGADYIKTSTGKEKISATPESVYVMCQAIKEYYEKTGIQIGLKPAGGINTVMDAVIYYTIVKEVLGEKWLTNYWFRMGTSRLTNLLLSEIIGTETKFF; this is encoded by the coding sequence ATGGGAACAATTAAAGACACTGTTTCAAAAAACATCCAGGCACAAAAAGCCGTTGGAATCGTTGAAAAAAGCGAGTACGACCAGGCGTTAGCACAGTACAACCTCAACATCACTGACGAGGAAGTTAAGGCTGCCGTAACAAAGATTATTGCGGAAAAAGTATCAGAGAACGACAACCTTGAAGTAAAGAAATTCCTCTTAGGAAGCGTTGAACTTACTACGCTTAGCACAACAGACACAGAAGAAAAGGTATTAGAAATGGTTGAGAAAGTAAACCGTTTTGACTCTGAATATCCTGATTTACCACATGTTGCAGCTCTCTGTGCCTACCCATGCTTCACTAAATTGATGGCAGACAGCCTTGAAGTAGACGGTGTCGACATTACGAATGTAACGGGCAATTTCCCTTCATCTCAAACCTTCTTAGAGGTAAAAACCATTGAGACAGCACTCGCTATTAAGGATGGTGCGACACACATCGACATCGTTATGCCTGTAGGTAAATTCCTTTCAGGCGATTACGAGGGCGTTTGCGATACTATCAACGAACTTAAGCAAGTGTGTGGAGACATTCCAATGAAGGTGATTCTTGAGACTGGTGATCTTGGTAATGCAAGTGCAATCAAGACCGCATCCCTCCTCTCTATGTACGCAGGTGCCGACTATATAAAGACAAGTACAGGTAAGGAGAAGATCAGTGCTACACCAGAGTCTGTATATGTTATGTGTCAGGCAATCAAGGAATACTATGAGAAAACAGGTATTCAGATTGGTTTAAAGCCTGCTGGCGGTATCAATACTGTCATGGATGCAGTAATCTACTATACCATTGTTAAAGAGGTCTTAGGCGAGAAATGGCTCACAAACTACTGGTTCCGCATGGGAACAAGCCGTCTTACCAACCTCTTGTTAAGTGAAATCATTGGTACAGAGACTAAGTTCTTCTAA
- a CDS encoding CPBP family intramembrane glutamic endopeptidase, with amino-acid sequence MKDHKNIKLWRDIIFVIGGIILFIIYSTILSLGIYTASESDSYLINIPIFLITAVVLLLLYNLLIRYVEANDACKIAPRKDISSIGNGLFIGFSYFIIVTVTMSLCGYYHIKSIQFDWEKQLFSFTLFFLVAVSEEIFFRGILFRMINRRWNIWAALVISALIFGGLHIFNDNATLWSSIAIAIEAGSLLGAAYAYSKNIWLPIGIHWIWNYTQGNILGFPVSGEDNVTSIITPEISGPQWLTGGSFGAEASAISAVIGLLISLWFIRKTIQQGYCEQ; translated from the coding sequence ATGAAAGACCATAAAAACATCAAGTTATGGAGAGACATTATCTTCGTAATCGGCGGTATTATCCTCTTTATTATCTATTCAACTATACTATCACTTGGAATATATACGGCATCAGAAAGCGACTCTTACCTCATAAACATACCAATATTCCTTATTACGGCAGTCGTCCTCCTACTGTTATATAACCTTTTAATAAGATACGTAGAAGCTAATGACGCCTGTAAAATAGCACCCAGAAAAGATATCTCAAGCATAGGAAATGGACTTTTCATCGGCTTTTCCTACTTTATTATAGTAACGGTAACGATGTCACTATGCGGTTATTACCATATAAAAAGTATACAATTCGACTGGGAAAAACAACTCTTCTCCTTTACATTGTTCTTCCTTGTAGCTGTATCAGAAGAAATTTTCTTCAGAGGTATCCTCTTCCGCATGATAAACAGACGATGGAACATATGGGCTGCATTGGTTATTTCAGCATTAATTTTTGGTGGATTGCATATATTCAACGACAATGCAACCCTTTGGTCGTCTATTGCTATAGCCATAGAAGCAGGTTCTTTACTCGGCGCAGCCTATGCATACAGCAAGAATATATGGTTACCCATAGGCATCCATTGGATATGGAACTACACACAAGGTAATATTTTAGGCTTCCCTGTGTCAGGTGAAGACAATGTTACAAGTATTATCACACCCGAAATAAGTGGACCTCAATGGCTCACAGGAGGCTCTTTTGGCGCAGAAGCATCAGCTATCTCCGCTGTCATAGGTCTACTAATATCACTTTGGTTCATAAGAAAAACCATACAACAGGGTTATTGTGAACAATAA
- a CDS encoding nucleotide pyrophosphohydrolase, translated as MTIQEAQEAVDQWIKQYGVRYFSELTNMACLTEEVGELARVISRTYGDQSFKSGEKSNLGEEMADVLWVLLCLANQTGVNLTDELQKSIEKKTKRDKDRHINNPKLNKNE; from the coding sequence ATGACAATACAAGAAGCACAAGAAGCCGTTGACCAGTGGATAAAGCAATATGGCGTTCGTTATTTCAGTGAGTTGACTAACATGGCATGCCTTACAGAAGAGGTTGGGGAGTTGGCTCGCGTCATTTCACGTACCTATGGAGACCAGAGTTTTAAGTCTGGTGAGAAGTCTAACTTAGGAGAAGAGATGGCAGATGTACTGTGGGTACTCCTCTGTTTAGCCAACCAAACGGGCGTGAACCTCACCGATGAGCTTCAAAAAAGCATAGAGAAAAAGACCAAAAGAGACAAAGACAGACACATAAACAACCCTAAGTTAAATAAAAACGAGTAA